A window of Aurantibacillus circumpalustris genomic DNA:
ATTAAAAATACAAAAAACTAAATCATCCAAATTCACAATTGAATGATGACTTGCAGTTATTTTTTAAGTGCGTCGTAAAAAGCTTTGTGAATATTTCCGCGAATACCCATTTTTGCTAGTTTATTTTCGTCAGCATTCGGATAAACGCGATTACTCAGAAAAACCACCACCAAATTATTTTTCGGATCGGCCCAAGCAAAAGTGCCTGTAAATCCACTATGTCCGTAACTGTCTAAACTACATTCCTGCACAACGGGACTATCCTTTTTTGTATCAGCCTCCGGTTTCTCAAAGCATAGTCCGCGGCGATTACCTGGACAAAATCTACAAGTAGTAAACTCTTTTACCACATTACTGTCTAAAACTCTAACGCCATTTAATTCTCCCTTATTTAAATACAATTGCATGAGTTTTGCAACGTCTAATGCGTTTCCAAATAAACCTGCATGTCCGGCAACTCCACCCAATAGAGCGGCACCCGGATCATGTACATAGCCTTGAATAATTTGTTTTCTAAATTTTTCATCGTTTTCTGTTGGAGCTATTTGCGTTTTAGAAAAATATTTTAGCGGCAAGTAGGTTAATCCAATACCAACTTTGGTATAGATATCTGCAACGTATTCATTCAATTTTTTCTGACTTTGTTGTTCAATAATTTGCTGCATAAAATAATATCCTATGTCGCTATAAAGATACTTTCCAGGATTTTGAACTTTTGATTTAATGACGCGATTATAAATAGAGTCGTTGAAGCCTTTGAACACATAGAGATTTTTCGCGACCTCAGTTGGATAATCTTCTGATTTTGTTTTAGAATAGACACCAGGTTTATAATCACCGTCTTTTTGAATTGTTCTCAAATAAAATGGAATCCATGCCTGCAAACCAGCTTGATGCGAAAGCACATCTTCTATAATAATATTTTCTTTATCTGTGTCTTTCAAATACGGAAGATAACTTCCAAGTGTTTTTGTGTAATCAAAATTTCCTTCGCTTCTCAGTTTCATAAGGGCTAATGAACTTGCTGCAATTTTTGTAAGACTTGCAAGATCATAAAGAGTTCCATTGTCAACCGCTTTGGAGTCCGGACTATAGGTAAACTTCCCAAAAGATTTTTGATAAATAATTTGTCCGTCTTTTAAAGCAACTATTTCACAACCTGGGTAGGCTTTTTCACGAATGCCTGACAAAGCTATACTATCAACTGCACCAAACTTCTTGTTCATGAAAATTTCCCGTCTAACATTTTCATTTTTAATACTAGACTCCATTACCAATCCTGTACCACTTTTAAAGTGATTTGTGCTTACAGGTAACTTTCCATTAACACGAATATTACCCATGATGGCGTTTGCTGAGGCTCTTAACAAAGAAGGTAAATATTCATAAGCAACCATTACTGCTTTAAAATTAGCGATAGAACTTATTTTATTTAGCAAATAAGGGTTCGTCATCATTACCAAAATAGTAGGTTTAATTTTGGAAATGGAATCGATTAGTTTCAAAGTTTGATCCCCTACCCCATAATTATTTTCCGCTTTTAAGGTTGCTTTATTGACTTGCAAAACAACAATGTCCGACTCTTTAATTCTTTCTAATGCTAGGGCTATAATTGAAGGTTTAGCGTCATGAGATAAACCCAGGTGTTCGACGTACGCATAATTTTTTAAAGTATTTCCAAGCGTATTTTGCTCTTCAACTCCTATTGAGACTTCAAGAATTCTCAGACTGTCAGTACCCTTGAGAGGAAGAAAATTATTCGTATTTTTTAATAAGGTTATGGAAGCTTCGGCTAATTTATCATTCAAGTCATCACTTTGTTTTGTATTTAATTCTTTGGCAAGATTTCGGGTAACTATTTCCTGCGTATTATTTAGACCACACCAGTATTTTGCTTTCAATATTTTTTTGCAGCGCTCATCAATTTCTTCTTGCGTTATCTTACCGTCTTTAATTACCAATGCAATTTCATCCATTGCTTTTCCAACGTCACCACTGAATAACAAAACATCATTCCCAGCTAATAGAGCCTTTACGTCCACTTCACCTGGTACGTAGAATTTCGCAACGCCTTTCATGTTTAATGCGTCGGTGAAAATTAAACCTTTGTATGCCATTTTAGTTTTTAGGAGATCGTTCACCACGTTTGGCGATAAGGTAGAAGCAAGATCTTTTGTTGTATCTAAACTCGGAATATTAAGGTGCGCGACCATTACACTTGCTAAACCTTTGTCAAATAAATATTGAAAGGGATATAACTCTAATGTATCCAAACGCTCGCGACTGTGATTTATATATGGCAAGGTTTTATGAGAATCGCTGTCTGTGTCTCCATGTCCGGGAAAATGCTTACCATTCGCCATTACGTGTTCATCCTGTAATCCTTGCATGTACATGTATGCCTTTTGCGCTACATTGTATTTGTTCTCTCCAAAGCTTCTCATTCCAATAACCGGATTTAAAGGATTGTTATTTACATCTGCCACCGGAGCAAAATTCACATGAATCCCCATACGCTTGCATTCACGGGCAATTTGGCGACCCATTTGATAAATTAATGAATCGTTTTGGATAGCACCTAAAGTCATTTGTTTTGGGTAGCGAGGCGTTGAATCCAAACGCATGGCTAATCCCCACTCTCCATCAATACTGTACAACAAAGGTGTTTTTGAAATACTTTGATAATAATTCGCCAACTTGCCCTGTCTTACCGGACCACCTTGCATCCAGATTAATCCACCAATTTTGTAATTGGTAATAAGATCTTTAATTTCTTTAGCGTGTTTGGCATCTTTGTTGCTATAGGCTGCAACCATAAACAATTGTGCTAGTCTCTCTTTAGGACTTAAAGAGTTAAAAACTGAATCCACCCATCTATTTTGAATGGCAATAAAATCAGGATCTGTCTTCTTTTTCGGTGGGTAATTAAAAGAAACCAGTGCAAAAAGCAGCAGCACAAACGTTGTTCTATAAAATCTCTTCATCTGTATAAAGTTAGGGCTAATAAAAAGTCTGAATAGTGCGACAGTACTAATGTTTTTAACAAAGAGGTATTGATTTGTTTTTTTTAACGTAATAGAAAAAAGAGGGGTGATTTAGACTGGGCTGCAACTGAAACCATTTTATGTTCATATAAAATGTAAACTCAAAAGGAAATTTTCTTCTCCACTTTATGACTTTCTGTTATATTTGAGCAAATTATTTGCATATGAAGTTCCATAAAGAAGGCTGGCCAAGTTTAGCGATAGTATTGCTTTTTAGCGCCATTATTATTTTTATTGCCAGACATTTTTTTCCTGAGTATCCGATTGCGCATTGGTTTGCTTATTTATTAAGCGCCTTTTTAACCATTGTAATTGTTCAATTTTTCAGACACCCTACCAGAAAACACACTTTAGGAGACAATCTAATTATTGCCCCTGCTGATGGGAAAGTTGTGGTAATAGAAGAAACCCCCGAGTTAGAGTACTTCAAAGACAAACGTTTGCAAGTAAGTATTTTTATGAGTCCTATAAATGTGCACGTCAACCGCTACCCAATTGCAGGACTAGTAAGTTTTTTTAAATATCATCCCGGTAAATTTTTAGCAGCTTGGGAACCTAAAAGCAGTACTGATAATGAGCGCACGACTGTTGTTGTGAAACACAAAAACGGTACGGAAATTCTATTTCGTCAAATTGCCGGTGCCTTAGCACGTCGCATCGTATGGTATTGCAAAGAAGGAGATGTTGCTGAGCAATGCGGAGAAATGGGTTTTATTAAATTCGGATCGCGTGTTGATCTATTTTTTCCAATTGGTACCAAGTTAAACGTAAAAATTGGTGATGTGGTAAAGGGTTCGCAGAGTGTAATTGGGGAGTTGTAAGGGAAGATGTAAAATGTGAAAGGGAAGATGTAAAATGTAAAAAAATCCATTCAGATTTTTTAATTCTAACTTTCGTTTAAAAATAAGCTCTTATTTGAGCGCCACCAATATGAACAGCCCCTGTGTTAGGTGTTTTCCGTCCAGAATAATTAATGCTTATTTGAATATTACTATTTAAGTTTCTTTGGTAACCAATTTCCCATGTGAAGTTATCGCCTTTACTCAACCCATTCAACATTTCGTAAGCTACCGATGAGTTCTCAGCATCGTTATAATTAATTCTTATCACGTCAAGCCTTCCAGTAAAACTTCCTTTATCTGTTTGATTGTATTTAATTTCAAATGCGTATGTATGCAGAAAAGCAAACTGAGTGCCATCGGCAACTTGATTTCTTTTTTCCGTGTATTTATAAATCAAACTCAGCCTAAAAACGGTATTCGGTTGAAAGATCAATTTTTGCTCTGTTTCATAAGATTTGATTTTATAATCTCTGATTGAAAAATATTCAGATCTATTTCCCTTTTTACTTATCGTATTATTGCTGTTAATGGCCCAAGATTTAAAAAAATTAAATCGTGCTTTAATTTCATCTGAAAAAAGCGTGCGTTCTTCAATACCATTCGTTAAGAGCTGACGTGCTTTGTTATCAGTATGCGTATAATCTGCTCCGAAAATTGCTGAGCTTTGATTAAAAAAAACACTGTACCTACTGTTATTATTTGCCGCCAGTAAAAATCGATCTGGAACGGTCGCAAAAGGATTGTAACTATTAATACTATCGTTATCTGTGATTTTATTATCAACTCTTAAAGTAGTTTGTAATATCCAACGATTAACGAAACGGTTAACTGCCTTTTTTTGATCTTTTAAAATTGCAGATGGACGAATACTCATAGAAATACTAAATTGGTTTTGTAATACTTTTACATATTCGTTAGTGGGTGTATAAAACCGAATAAATCTTTGTCTGTCGGCAAACGTAGAAAGTTCAAATTCATCCTTTTCTTGCACACCGTTGTTGTTGTAGTCATTCCATGCGTATTGACCTTGGCCTGGTGGCACCTCTAAATAATAATAATCCTTTTTATTTTCTTGGCCATAACCTGTTTCATAAAACACACTTGAAATTATAAGACCTTTAAAATACCGTGGATTATATTCTAATCGATTTAACAATGTGTTATCGGGTTTTAGACTGTTTGATGTAAGATTAGATTTTAAATCAAGTTTGCGATAGGTTACTAAAACCGTAAACGGGTTATTCTTAATAGAAAAAATAGAAGCTTGTAAGCCAATATTGGTGGCGAAGGTGCTGTCTTTTAATGATAAATCATTGACGGTATTTCTATAAGCATGTTTATCTCTTCTTTCCCTATAAAAAAGTTTAATGTTATTTTTAGAGCTGTCAGCATTAGAAACACTTCCCTCCCACTCCCAGAATTGGTAAGCGTTTGGTTTGATTTTGTTATCCAAGATATTCTTAAATAAATTATTTTCAAATACATCTGAATAGGTAAACCTTAATTTTTCAACACGCTGCGATACCAAAGTTTTATGTCTATAAAATTGAGTATTCTGTTCGAATAATTTATCTGATGTAGTTAAGAACGCACCGTTATAATTGCTGGAAAAGTTTTTTATTTTAAAATCCCCATTCACGTTGTGGCGAAGACCTTCAAAGTTAGTGCCTTCATTAAAAAAATTAAAGGTGTAAGTAAATGCGGCGCGCTTGTTGTTCACAAGTCCCAGTTCAGCGCTGGCAATATTCTGATCGTTTAACAAAATACTTGATACAGGTCTATTCCAATCTCTTTCAAATTCAATACTTCTAAAACGTTCTATTTGCGTAAATTGCTTTTGTACAAATTCATAATTTACATTATAAACTAATTTTGTTTCTCCTTTTAAGGAATCGGTCTTTAAAATTGTTTGATTTTTACTCAAAATCTTAACGCCTCCGGCCTCGTCATTACCCTTATCTTTTGTGCTGAATTTATTTACATCGTATTTGGTATAAACTCCTTCCGCGCCAAGAGTATTGTTGGAAGTAAATGAATGAGTAAAACCTCCGGTAAGCATCTGGCTTTGTTTTGGTGTCACTAATGGAACTATCGGCTC
This region includes:
- a CDS encoding phosphatidylserine decarboxylase family protein, encoding MKFHKEGWPSLAIVLLFSAIIIFIARHFFPEYPIAHWFAYLLSAFLTIVIVQFFRHPTRKHTLGDNLIIAPADGKVVVIEETPELEYFKDKRLQVSIFMSPINVHVNRYPIAGLVSFFKYHPGKFLAAWEPKSSTDNERTTVVVKHKNGTEILFRQIAGALARRIVWYCKEGDVAEQCGEMGFIKFGSRVDLFFPIGTKLNVKIGDVVKGSQSVIGEL
- a CDS encoding glycoside hydrolase family 3 N-terminal domain-containing protein; amino-acid sequence: MKRFYRTTFVLLLFALVSFNYPPKKKTDPDFIAIQNRWVDSVFNSLSPKERLAQLFMVAAYSNKDAKHAKEIKDLITNYKIGGLIWMQGGPVRQGKLANYYQSISKTPLLYSIDGEWGLAMRLDSTPRYPKQMTLGAIQNDSLIYQMGRQIARECKRMGIHVNFAPVADVNNNPLNPVIGMRSFGENKYNVAQKAYMYMQGLQDEHVMANGKHFPGHGDTDSDSHKTLPYINHSRERLDTLELYPFQYLFDKGLASVMVAHLNIPSLDTTKDLASTLSPNVVNDLLKTKMAYKGLIFTDALNMKGVAKFYVPGEVDVKALLAGNDVLLFSGDVGKAMDEIALVIKDGKITQEEIDERCKKILKAKYWCGLNNTQEIVTRNLAKELNTKQSDDLNDKLAEASITLLKNTNNFLPLKGTDSLRILEVSIGVEEQNTLGNTLKNYAYVEHLGLSHDAKPSIIALALERIKESDIVVLQVNKATLKAENNYGVGDQTLKLIDSISKIKPTILVMMTNPYLLNKISSIANFKAVMVAYEYLPSLLRASANAIMGNIRVNGKLPVSTNHFKSGTGLVMESSIKNENVRREIFMNKKFGAVDSIALSGIREKAYPGCEIVALKDGQIIYQKSFGKFTYSPDSKAVDNGTLYDLASLTKIAASSLALMKLRSEGNFDYTKTLGSYLPYLKDTDKENIIIEDVLSHQAGLQAWIPFYLRTIQKDGDYKPGVYSKTKSEDYPTEVAKNLYVFKGFNDSIYNRVIKSKVQNPGKYLYSDIGYYFMQQIIEQQSQKKLNEYVADIYTKVGIGLTYLPLKYFSKTQIAPTENDEKFRKQIIQGYVHDPGAALLGGVAGHAGLFGNALDVAKLMQLYLNKGELNGVRVLDSNVVKEFTTCRFCPGNRRGLCFEKPEADTKKDSPVVQECSLDSYGHSGFTGTFAWADPKNNLVVVFLSNRVYPNADENKLAKMGIRGNIHKAFYDALKK